A genomic region of Magnolia sinica isolate HGM2019 chromosome 6, MsV1, whole genome shotgun sequence contains the following coding sequences:
- the LOC131248497 gene encoding protein COFACTOR ASSEMBLY OF COMPLEX C SUBUNIT B CCB2, chloroplastic isoform X4: MGYSSISSNTLQLFLCYRPRTKNPTQIHFSSSYLSNLRRRAKTTHPSVSASRIDSSSQEESEQQEKQLNLSVLRFTLGIPGFDESYLPRWIGYAFGSFILLNHFIGSDSVTPAQLRSEALGLCLAAFSISLPFLGRFLKGANPVDRSTLPEGNRQIFVMPENLSDTEKEDLAWVSYVLLRNTNTMSVLISVQDALCARGYWNVREDATKSDMLDWFKGQIQQIGFSDLKDTLYFPQGSDSQAWEILPNGALSLLVQPVLGAPNLSAGDTKNGGFVLLVSNGSYAYSDRDKAWVRAVTNKFAACYESGRHGV; the protein is encoded by the exons atgggatatAGCAGCATATCCTCAAACACGTTGCAGCTGTTCCTGTGTTATCGCCCTCGCACCAAAAACCCCACTCAAATCCACTTTTCCTCTTCTTACCTTTCCAATCTCAGAAGAAGAGCAAAAACCACTCATCCATCTGTCTCAGCCTCTCGTATCGACTCTTCTTCTCAAGAAGAATCCGAACAGCAAGAGAAGCAGCTCAACCTCTCTGTTCTCCGCTTCACGCTCG GGATACCGGGGTTCGATGAATCGTACTTACCCAGATGGATCGGCTATGCTTTCGGATCCTTTATTCTCTTAAATCACTTCATCGGATCGGATTCCGTCACCCCAGCCCAGCTT CGATCGGAAGCTCTCGGACTTTGTTTGGCGGCCTTCTCCATCTCCCTTCCTTTTCTCGGAAGGTTTCTCAAG GGTGCTAATCCAGTGGATCGATCAACTCTGCCAGAAGGAAACAGGCAAATATTTGTCATGCCTGAAAATCTCTCAGATACTGAAAAGGAAGATTTGGCTTGGGTGTCTTATGTTCTACTGCGGAATACAAACACTATGTCAGTG CTTATATCAGTCCAAGATGCATTATGTGCACGTGGTTACTGGAATGTACGTGAAGATGCAACAAAATCTGACATGCTCGACTGGTTCAAGGGGCAGATTCAACAGATTGGGTTTTCTGATCTGAAGGACACACTTTATTTTCCTCAGGGTTCAG ATTCTCAAGCTTGGGAGATACTACCGAACGGCGCTCTTTCACTTCTCGTACAACCAGTGCTAGGAGCTCCAAATCTGAGTGCTGGTGACACAAAGAATGGAGGGTTTGTCCTGTTGGTGTCTAATGGCAGTTATGCATACAGCGACAGAGACAAAGCATGGGTAAGAGCTGTCACAAACAAATTTGCAG
- the LOC131248497 gene encoding protein COFACTOR ASSEMBLY OF COMPLEX C SUBUNIT B CCB2, chloroplastic isoform X5 has translation MGYSSISSNTLQLFLCYRPRTKNPTQIHFSSSYLSNLRRRAKTTHPSVSASRIDSSSQEESEQQEKQLNLSVLRFTLGIPGFDESYLPRWIGYAFGSFILLNHFIGSDSVTPAQLRSEALGLCLAAFSISLPFLGRFLKGANPVDRSTLPEGNRQIFVMPENLSDTEKEDLAWVSYVLLRNTNTMSVLISVQDALCARGYWNVREDATKSDMLDWFKGQIQQIGFSDLKDTLYFPQGSDSQAWEILPNGALSLLVQPVLGAPNLSAGDTKNGGFVLLVSNGSYAYSDRDKAWVRAVTNKFAGSMKSSRQ, from the exons atgggatatAGCAGCATATCCTCAAACACGTTGCAGCTGTTCCTGTGTTATCGCCCTCGCACCAAAAACCCCACTCAAATCCACTTTTCCTCTTCTTACCTTTCCAATCTCAGAAGAAGAGCAAAAACCACTCATCCATCTGTCTCAGCCTCTCGTATCGACTCTTCTTCTCAAGAAGAATCCGAACAGCAAGAGAAGCAGCTCAACCTCTCTGTTCTCCGCTTCACGCTCG GGATACCGGGGTTCGATGAATCGTACTTACCCAGATGGATCGGCTATGCTTTCGGATCCTTTATTCTCTTAAATCACTTCATCGGATCGGATTCCGTCACCCCAGCCCAGCTT CGATCGGAAGCTCTCGGACTTTGTTTGGCGGCCTTCTCCATCTCCCTTCCTTTTCTCGGAAGGTTTCTCAAG GGTGCTAATCCAGTGGATCGATCAACTCTGCCAGAAGGAAACAGGCAAATATTTGTCATGCCTGAAAATCTCTCAGATACTGAAAAGGAAGATTTGGCTTGGGTGTCTTATGTTCTACTGCGGAATACAAACACTATGTCAGTG CTTATATCAGTCCAAGATGCATTATGTGCACGTGGTTACTGGAATGTACGTGAAGATGCAACAAAATCTGACATGCTCGACTGGTTCAAGGGGCAGATTCAACAGATTGGGTTTTCTGATCTGAAGGACACACTTTATTTTCCTCAGGGTTCAG ATTCTCAAGCTTGGGAGATACTACCGAACGGCGCTCTTTCACTTCTCGTACAACCAGTGCTAGGAGCTCCAAATCTGAGTGCTGGTGACACAAAGAATGGAGGGTTTGTCCTGTTGGTGTCTAATGGCAGTTATGCATACAGCGACAGAGACAAAGCATGGGTAAGAGCTGTCACAAACAAATTTGCAG
- the LOC131248497 gene encoding protein COFACTOR ASSEMBLY OF COMPLEX C SUBUNIT B CCB2, chloroplastic isoform X3, with the protein MGYSSISSNTLQLFLCYRPRTKNPTQIHFSSSYLSNLRRRAKTTHPSVSASRIDSSSQEESEQQEKQLNLSVLRFTLGIPGFDESYLPRWIGYAFGSFILLNHFIGSDSVTPAQLRSEALGLCLAAFSISLPFLGRFLKGANPVDRSTLPEGNRQIFVMPENLSDTEKEDLAWVSYVLLRNTNTMSVLISVQDALCARGYWNVREDATKSDMLDWFKGQIQQIGFSDLKDTLYFPQGSDSQAWEILPNGALSLLVQPVLGAPNLSAGDTKNGGFVLLVSNGSYAYSDRDKAWVRAVTNKFAGYGYFENAGYYY; encoded by the exons atgggatatAGCAGCATATCCTCAAACACGTTGCAGCTGTTCCTGTGTTATCGCCCTCGCACCAAAAACCCCACTCAAATCCACTTTTCCTCTTCTTACCTTTCCAATCTCAGAAGAAGAGCAAAAACCACTCATCCATCTGTCTCAGCCTCTCGTATCGACTCTTCTTCTCAAGAAGAATCCGAACAGCAAGAGAAGCAGCTCAACCTCTCTGTTCTCCGCTTCACGCTCG GGATACCGGGGTTCGATGAATCGTACTTACCCAGATGGATCGGCTATGCTTTCGGATCCTTTATTCTCTTAAATCACTTCATCGGATCGGATTCCGTCACCCCAGCCCAGCTT CGATCGGAAGCTCTCGGACTTTGTTTGGCGGCCTTCTCCATCTCCCTTCCTTTTCTCGGAAGGTTTCTCAAG GGTGCTAATCCAGTGGATCGATCAACTCTGCCAGAAGGAAACAGGCAAATATTTGTCATGCCTGAAAATCTCTCAGATACTGAAAAGGAAGATTTGGCTTGGGTGTCTTATGTTCTACTGCGGAATACAAACACTATGTCAGTG CTTATATCAGTCCAAGATGCATTATGTGCACGTGGTTACTGGAATGTACGTGAAGATGCAACAAAATCTGACATGCTCGACTGGTTCAAGGGGCAGATTCAACAGATTGGGTTTTCTGATCTGAAGGACACACTTTATTTTCCTCAGGGTTCAG ATTCTCAAGCTTGGGAGATACTACCGAACGGCGCTCTTTCACTTCTCGTACAACCAGTGCTAGGAGCTCCAAATCTGAGTGCTGGTGACACAAAGAATGGAGGGTTTGTCCTGTTGGTGTCTAATGGCAGTTATGCATACAGCGACAGAGACAAAGCATGGGTAAGAGCTGTCACAAACAAATTTGCAG
- the LOC131248497 gene encoding protein COFACTOR ASSEMBLY OF COMPLEX C SUBUNIT B CCB2, chloroplastic isoform X6 produces MGYSSISSNTLQLFLCYRPRTKNPTQIHFSSSYLSNLRRRAKTTHPSVSASRIDSSSQEESEQQEKQLNLSVLRFTLGIPGFDESYLPRWIGYAFGSFILLNHFIGSDSVTPAQLRSEALGLCLAAFSISLPFLGRFLKGANPVDRSTLPEGNRQIFVMPENLSDTEKEDLAWVSYVLLRNTNTMSVLISVQDALCARGYWNVREDATKSDMLDWFKGQIQQIGFSDLKDTLYFPQGSDSQAWEILPNGALSLLVQPVLGAPNLSAGDTKNGGFVLLVSNGSYAYSDRDKAWVRAVTNKFAV; encoded by the exons atgggatatAGCAGCATATCCTCAAACACGTTGCAGCTGTTCCTGTGTTATCGCCCTCGCACCAAAAACCCCACTCAAATCCACTTTTCCTCTTCTTACCTTTCCAATCTCAGAAGAAGAGCAAAAACCACTCATCCATCTGTCTCAGCCTCTCGTATCGACTCTTCTTCTCAAGAAGAATCCGAACAGCAAGAGAAGCAGCTCAACCTCTCTGTTCTCCGCTTCACGCTCG GGATACCGGGGTTCGATGAATCGTACTTACCCAGATGGATCGGCTATGCTTTCGGATCCTTTATTCTCTTAAATCACTTCATCGGATCGGATTCCGTCACCCCAGCCCAGCTT CGATCGGAAGCTCTCGGACTTTGTTTGGCGGCCTTCTCCATCTCCCTTCCTTTTCTCGGAAGGTTTCTCAAG GGTGCTAATCCAGTGGATCGATCAACTCTGCCAGAAGGAAACAGGCAAATATTTGTCATGCCTGAAAATCTCTCAGATACTGAAAAGGAAGATTTGGCTTGGGTGTCTTATGTTCTACTGCGGAATACAAACACTATGTCAGTG CTTATATCAGTCCAAGATGCATTATGTGCACGTGGTTACTGGAATGTACGTGAAGATGCAACAAAATCTGACATGCTCGACTGGTTCAAGGGGCAGATTCAACAGATTGGGTTTTCTGATCTGAAGGACACACTTTATTTTCCTCAGGGTTCAG ATTCTCAAGCTTGGGAGATACTACCGAACGGCGCTCTTTCACTTCTCGTACAACCAGTGCTAGGAGCTCCAAATCTGAGTGCTGGTGACACAAAGAATGGAGGGTTTGTCCTGTTGGTGTCTAATGGCAGTTATGCATACAGCGACAGAGACAAAGCATGGGTAAGAGCTGTCACAAACAAATTTGCAG